The proteins below are encoded in one region of Chitinophagales bacterium:
- a CDS encoding retroviral-like aspartic protease family protein, whose translation MSNCWQLTTGSFMRRNRFILLFHSIVILPFFQRLCNQSSDFDHSITHNIKAARGIWFGIVGLLFCSQAVFAQDKLPDLRKNLQRQLQDGYYDEAIALLEQRLPAISNDTGGLFDALINLYLFEKNWTGIVDAYATHVSRTGEDTTVLSIARFCSGQPAEVISLRQPEHIPFKPSVSGTPRVKVRINGHSYRFWLDTGAGMTVLSSAVAEQCNVKMMMANDAIAIAGTGKAVELDPGMIDSFEINNLKVYYHPCIILNKKDLEWRILGIPLMKIDGLIGWNFLQEFDVTINNRTDRIYLDAAGAAADQQRNFFWMGDPLISCTDGAGDSCLFTIDTGAGSSAVYQPYLARASAAGAKKKEIMMGSAGGMKRLTSYEIPLMTLKVETTTLQLEKVVWYPHEPNCLFTCDGLIGMQEFEDKSVRFNIRKGFFTVQQ comes from the coding sequence ATGAGTAACTGTTGGCAACTGACTACAGGAAGTTTCATGCGGCGAAACAGGTTCATCCTTCTATTTCATTCAATAGTTATCCTGCCGTTCTTTCAACGACTTTGTAATCAGTCGTCTGATTTTGACCATAGCATCACACATAATATCAAAGCTGCAAGGGGAATATGGTTTGGGATAGTTGGATTACTGTTCTGCAGCCAGGCAGTATTTGCTCAGGATAAGCTACCTGATCTGCGTAAAAATCTTCAACGGCAGCTGCAGGATGGATATTATGATGAAGCAATTGCCTTACTGGAACAGCGGCTGCCTGCCATCAGCAATGATACCGGCGGGCTGTTTGATGCACTGATCAACTTGTACCTTTTTGAAAAAAACTGGACCGGCATTGTCGATGCTTATGCCACGCATGTAAGTCGGACCGGTGAAGACACCACCGTGTTATCCATAGCCCGTTTCTGTTCGGGGCAGCCCGCGGAAGTGATCTCTCTCAGGCAACCGGAACATATTCCATTTAAACCATCTGTTTCGGGCACGCCGCGTGTCAAAGTCAGGATCAATGGGCACAGTTACCGCTTCTGGCTTGACACCGGTGCGGGAATGACGGTGCTGAGTTCTGCTGTCGCAGAGCAATGCAATGTTAAGATGATGATGGCCAATGATGCAATAGCCATTGCCGGCACCGGTAAAGCGGTTGAACTTGATCCGGGAATGATTGACTCATTTGAAATAAATAATCTGAAAGTATATTATCATCCCTGCATCATCCTGAACAAAAAGGATCTTGAATGGAGGATACTGGGCATACCGCTGATGAAAATTGACGGGCTGATCGGCTGGAATTTCTTGCAGGAGTTCGATGTCACTATCAATAATCGAACAGACAGGATTTACCTGGATGCTGCAGGTGCTGCCGCTGATCAGCAACGCAATTTCTTCTGGATGGGTGACCCGCTGATCAGCTGTACCGACGGAGCGGGCGACTCCTGTCTTTTTACAATCGACACCGGAGCCGGAAGTAGTGCAGTGTATCAACCATACCTTGCCAGGGCATCTGCCGCAGGTGCCAAAAAAAAGGAGATAATGATGGGTTCAGCCGGTGGCATGAAACGACTGACATCGTATGAAATTCCTTTGATGACGTTGAAAGTGGAGACTACCACACTGCAACTGGAGAAGGTGGTGTGGTATCCGCATGAACCCAATTGCCTGTTTACCTGCGATGGTTTAATCGGCATGCAGGAATTTGAAGATAAGTCTGTCCGTTTTAATATCAGAAAGGGCTTTTTCACCGTGCAGCAATGA
- a CDS encoding DinB family protein, with product MNREVLQQKLKSNHQSFIDHILSLDEAAYNFSMEGKWNAGQVLDHLQRAVSTLSLALLLPKQVFGLLFGKANRPSKDYEGLVAKYRQKLSEGGKAHGRYLPAIVPFHKRNDSAAALQKSVIAVCKRLNAFNETQLDTYILPHPLMGKITMREMMYFTIYHAEHHLRILQHSANN from the coding sequence ATGAACAGAGAAGTTTTGCAACAAAAGCTTAAATCCAATCATCAGTCATTTATTGATCATATTCTTTCGCTGGATGAAGCGGCATATAATTTTTCAATGGAAGGAAAATGGAATGCAGGCCAGGTACTTGATCACCTGCAACGGGCTGTTTCTACGCTGAGCCTGGCATTACTGCTGCCCAAACAGGTGTTCGGTTTATTATTCGGCAAAGCCAACCGGCCGTCAAAAGATTATGAAGGACTTGTAGCGAAGTACCGGCAAAAGTTATCTGAAGGTGGCAAAGCACATGGAAGATACCTGCCGGCAATCGTTCCATTCCATAAAAGAAATGACAGCGCTGCTGCACTACAGAAATCCGTGATCGCCGTTTGCAAACGACTGAATGCCTTTAATGAAACGCAGCTGGATACTTATATTCTTCCACATCCGCTGATGGGAAAAATTACCATGCGGGAGATGATGTACTTTACTATTTATCATGCTGAACATCACCTGCGGATTTTGCAGCATAGTGCCAACAACTAA
- a CDS encoding sulfurtransferase: METMPPKTSPLISAEELKDKLTTQGLIVIDARSGKDALQLFALQHIQGALHVDLDDDLAAKPLHAAQGGRHPLPAINSFSALLGRLGIQPASSVVVYDDKGGANAAARFWWMMRAAGHEDVRVLDGGWQAALAAGIAVSTEIKTTAGTADYPVNTWQWPLVSLPEVSGATQDSDYLIIDVREAFRYRGESEPIDLVAGHIPNAVNVPYLENLSADGKFISPEKLGALYKSVIGDRHPEKVIVHCGSGVTACHTLLALDAAGITGANLYVGSWSEWSRNDLPVAKGEQ, encoded by the coding sequence ATGGAAACCATGCCACCCAAAACAAGTCCGCTGATCAGCGCGGAAGAGCTGAAAGACAAGTTAACCACACAAGGCCTCATCGTCATTGATGCCCGCAGTGGTAAGGATGCATTGCAACTGTTTGCATTGCAGCACATACAGGGAGCCTTGCATGTTGATCTTGATGACGATCTTGCCGCTAAGCCGTTGCATGCGGCACAAGGCGGCCGTCACCCGTTGCCGGCAATTAACAGCTTCTCCGCATTGCTTGGCAGGCTCGGTATACAACCCGCCTCCTCTGTGGTGGTGTATGACGATAAAGGCGGAGCAAATGCAGCCGCGCGTTTCTGGTGGATGATGAGAGCAGCCGGCCATGAGGATGTGCGCGTGCTTGACGGTGGATGGCAAGCCGCCCTGGCAGCCGGCATTGCAGTTTCAACTGAAATAAAAACAACAGCAGGAACAGCTGATTATCCGGTTAATACATGGCAATGGCCTCTGGTTTCGCTGCCTGAAGTATCGGGTGCAACACAAGATTCAGATTACCTCATTATTGATGTGAGGGAAGCATTCAGGTATCGCGGGGAAAGTGAACCGATTGACCTGGTAGCAGGACATATTCCCAATGCTGTAAATGTTCCCTACCTGGAAAATCTATCTGCTGATGGAAAATTTATTTCTCCGGAAAAACTCGGTGCGCTTTACAAATCAGTAATTGGTGATCGTCATCCGGAAAAGGTGATCGTCCATTGCGGTTCAGGAGTTACTGCCTGTCATACATTACTGGCACTTGATGCGGCAGGAATCACGGGTGCAAATCTTTATGTCGGATCGTGGAGTGAATGGTCGCGTAATGATTTGCCCGTGGCAAAAGGAGAGCAATAA
- a CDS encoding molybdopterin-dependent oxidoreductase — MMKKHTDFLVHTTSPLNAEPLPAALREHFITPSGLFYIRNHGEIPAIDPGTFQLHVNGMVKKELLLSLEMIKKDFARHTVMVTLQCAGNRRDQLIEVAPIPGEVPWQSGAIGNEVWSGARLSDVLQTAGLIDGAEYVEFMGADDVYRKNENVGFGGSIPLEKALSADVLLAYEMNGEPLAPTHGFPLRTIVPGYIGARSVKWLSRIMVQQHPSANYFQSHAYRLFPAHINGENVDWNAGLQLSELSVNCVITSPQSGEMVNGDPLLLKGYAMSGGGRKISRVDVSTDGGKSWITATITQGGQRWAWTFWEALVQLNSAGTHEIIARAMDEACNSQPEDARQVWNFKGYMNNAWHRIKLNTAGN; from the coding sequence ATGATGAAGAAACATACTGATTTCCTGGTGCATACCACATCACCCTTAAATGCAGAACCCTTACCGGCCGCCTTACGCGAACATTTTATCACACCTTCCGGATTATTCTATATCCGTAACCATGGAGAAATTCCGGCAATTGATCCGGGAACGTTTCAGTTGCACGTAAACGGCATGGTGAAAAAGGAGCTCCTGCTGTCACTGGAGATGATCAAAAAAGATTTTGCCAGGCATACGGTAATGGTCACGCTGCAATGTGCCGGCAACCGGCGTGATCAGTTGATAGAGGTGGCGCCGATTCCGGGTGAAGTACCCTGGCAGTCAGGCGCTATCGGCAATGAAGTGTGGAGCGGTGCACGTCTGAGCGATGTGCTGCAAACCGCGGGCCTAATAGACGGAGCGGAGTATGTTGAATTTATGGGAGCAGATGATGTCTATCGTAAAAATGAAAATGTAGGCTTCGGCGGATCCATCCCGCTGGAAAAGGCGCTGAGCGCTGATGTGTTGCTCGCTTATGAAATGAATGGTGAACCGCTTGCTCCAACACATGGATTTCCTTTGAGGACGATTGTTCCGGGTTATATCGGCGCAAGAAGTGTTAAATGGTTGTCCCGTATCATGGTGCAGCAACATCCTTCTGCCAATTATTTTCAGTCGCATGCATACCGGCTTTTCCCCGCTCATATCAATGGCGAAAACGTGGACTGGAATGCGGGGCTGCAGCTTAGTGAGCTGAGCGTGAACTGCGTGATTACATCGCCGCAGAGCGGTGAAATGGTAAACGGAGATCCATTGCTGCTGAAAGGATACGCCATGAGTGGCGGCGGCAGAAAAATATCCCGCGTAGATGTTTCCACGGATGGCGGAAAATCATGGATCACCGCCACAATAACGCAGGGCGGGCAACGGTGGGCATGGACGTTTTGGGAAGCGTTAGTACAACTAAATTCAGCCGGCACGCATGAAATTATAGCGCGAGCCATGGATGAGGCCTGCAATTCACAACCGGAAGATGCGCGACAGGTCTGGAATTTCAAAGGTTACATGAACAATGCCTGGCACCGGATAAAGTTAAATACCGCGGGCAACTGA
- the trmB gene encoding tRNA (guanosine(46)-N7)-methyltransferase TrmB, translating into MAKKKRIRLKEMESFSNVFQLRKELKGKWHESVFGNQAPITLELACGKGEYTIALARRFPSKNFIGIDIKGARIWRGAKTALEENIHSVAFLRTYIDHITDYFEQGEVSEIWITFPDPYHENSKARKRLTSGVFLNRYRQILQPGGILHLKTDDQLLYEFSLGSLRKHDCSILFHTEDLYASGLPDEILSVKTFYEKQHLANGKTIKYIRFSFNT; encoded by the coding sequence ATGGCCAAGAAAAAGCGCATCCGTTTAAAAGAAATGGAATCCTTCTCCAACGTCTTCCAGTTACGCAAGGAACTGAAAGGCAAATGGCATGAAAGTGTTTTTGGCAATCAGGCGCCCATTACTTTAGAACTTGCCTGTGGCAAGGGAGAATATACCATTGCACTTGCCAGGCGGTTTCCTTCAAAAAATTTTATCGGCATAGATATCAAAGGAGCAAGAATATGGCGCGGCGCGAAAACGGCACTGGAAGAAAATATCCACAGCGTTGCATTTTTGCGTACCTACATCGATCATATCACCGATTATTTTGAACAAGGTGAAGTGTCGGAAATATGGATCACCTTTCCTGATCCTTACCATGAAAACAGCAAGGCACGTAAACGACTTACCTCCGGCGTATTTCTAAACCGTTACCGGCAGATACTGCAGCCCGGCGGCATCCTCCACCTGAAAACCGATGATCAGCTGTTGTATGAATTCAGCCTTGGCTCATTGCGCAAACATGATTGCAGCATATTATTTCATACCGAAGATCTGTATGCTTCCGGTTTGCCGGATGAAATACTTTCCGTGAAAACATTTTACGAAAAGCAACACCTCGCAAATGGCAAAACGATTAAGTACATTCGGTTTTCATTCAACACCTGA